TGCCGCAGCAGCTCGTGCGCGCCCTCCCACGGGTTCGGCAACGAGAAGGACGCCACGCTCTCCGGCGCCGGGTCCGGGGCCTCGAGATGCGTCAGTGCCTGCGCGAAGTCCTCGCAGACCGCCGCCGTGGAGTCCGCGAAGAGGTCCGGCGAGTCCTGCGGCACCCCCTCGCACAGCGTGTCCGCCGCGAACAGCGCCTGCGGCCCCGGCGGCACGACGTCCACCAGCAGCCGCACGAGGCGCCCGAACTCCGCCAACTCGGCCTCCTCGCGCGGCTGCTGGTCCAGCATCCGCGCGATCTGCTCGATCACGGTCGCCCGCCCCGGGAACGTCTCCAGCAGGGCGTGCCGGGTGTCCTTGTCGAGCGCCGGCCGGCGCGGCATCTCGGCCGCCACGGCCCGCGGGAAGTCCGGGATCGGCTCGTCCGAGAACCGCATCGAAGGCCAGACCACCCCGACGTACCCGACCCTCGCCTCGGGCACGAGCCCCGGGATCGGCGCGAAGAAGGCGTCGTAGAGCCGCGTCGCGCCGGAGCGGTCGCTGTTCCAGCCGTGCGCGAAGACGATCAGATCACGGACGCCGTGCCGCGCCACCCCGGCGAGCAGCCGGTCCCGGCGGCCCGCGTCCGGGTCCCCGTCCGCGTCGAAGGTCAGCTCCCAGTACGGACTCACGCCCACTGCCGGTTCCGCCATGACAGGCCCCCTCGTCCCCCGTGACAGTGCGATACGGGCGCATCGTCCTGCCGGCGGGCGGGAATGGCCATACGTCGGCACCCCATCCGTGGACCGCTCATGTGTACAGCAGGTACTCCCGACGGGTCCGGCGGAACGCCGACAGCTCCTGCTGCCAGTCCGCGACCACCTCGTCGGCGCTCGCGCCCGCGTCGATCAGCGTCCGCACCCGGGTGTTGCCGGTGAGCTTGTCGATCCAGTTGTCCGGGCGCCAGGCGAACCCGCTCCACACCTTCTTGGCGGTCACCAGCAGGGCGATTCCGGTGCGGACGGGGTCGTAGGCGGCGCGGTCGTGGATGTGGATCTGCACCCCGCCGACGGTCTTGCCCTGGAACTTCGAGAACGTCGGCGCGAAGTACGCCTCCCTGAAATGCACACCGGGCAGCCCGAGTGCCTCCGCCGCCTCGGCCCAGCGCCGGTCGATGCCCTCCGCGCCGAGCAGTTCGAAGGGCCGGGTGGTGCCGCGGCCCTCGGAAAGGTTCGTGCCCTCGAAGAGACAGGTGCCCGAGTACACCAGGGCCGTGTCCGGAGTGGGCATGTTCGGGCTCGGCGGCACCCAGGGCAGACCCCAGGCGTCGTAGAACGAGGACCGCTTCCAGCCGGACATCCGTACGGTCTCCAGGGGGACCGGGGTGGTCAGGAACTCCCCGTTGAACAGTCGCGCCAGCTCGGCGACCGTCATGCCGTGCGCCTGCGAGACGGGCCTGCGGCCGACGAAGGTGGAGAACTCCATGTGCAGGACCGGACCCTGCGCGGCGCGGCCGGTCACGGGGTTCGGCCGGTCCAGCACGACGAAGCGCTTGCCGGCGAGTGCGGCTGCCTCCATGCAGTCGAAGAGGGTCCAGATGTAGGTGTAGAAGCGGGCGCCCGCGTCCTGGATGTCGAAGACGACCGTGTCGACGCCGGAGGCGGTGAAGATGTCCGCGAGCGGCTGACCGCTCTTGAGGTACGTGTCGTACACGGGGAGGCCGGTCGCCGGGTCGTCGTAGCGGCCCTCCGAGCCGCCGGCCTGGGCGGTGCCGCGGAAGCCGTGCTCGGGGCCGAAGACGGCCCGCAGGTTCACCCTTTCGTCGGCGTGCATGACGTCCACGATGTGACGGACGGTCCTGGTGACGCCGGTGGGGTTGGTGACGATCCCGACCTTTTGGCCTTCCAGGACCGAGTATCCGTCGGCCGCGAGGCGCTCGAAGCCGGTCCGCAGGCGGCCGGTGCGTTCGGCTGCCGCCGCTGCCGAAGGGAGGGATGCTGCTGCCGTGGTCGCTGCGAGGAGAGCTCGTCTGGATAGGCGCATGGGGGGCACGGTATTGCTCCCGCAGGTTGTGGGGAAGGTGCGGGTACGTCGTGGCTTGTCGCGCAGTTCCCCGCGCCCCTGAGCGGTGTTGCAGTCGCCCTTCCCTGGCACATACCGACCGGTTAGTCTGACGATCGCAGGAGAGCCGCAGCCGAAGGAGACCGATGGTGGAAGCCGTGCAGGGTGCCGGAGTCGTCGTTACCGGGGCTGGGGGTGGCATCGGCGCGGCGCTTGCCCGGCGGTTCGCCGCCGAAGGGGCTCGTGTCGTCGTCAATGACCTCGACGCCGCGAAGGCCGGGGCCGTCGCCGAGGAGATCGGCGGCATCGCGGTTCCCGGCGACGCCTCCGCGGTGGTCGCCGACGCCAGGGACGCGCTCGGCGGTGCCGTCGACGTCTACTGCGCCAACGCCGGTGTCGCCTTCGGCGGGCCCGAGCTCGACGACCTCGCGGACGAGAAGTCCTGGTCGGCGTCCTGGGACGTCAATGTCATGGCCCACGTCCGTGCCGCCCACGCCCTGCTTCCCGAGTGGCTGGAGCGCGGCAGCGGACGGTTCGTCTCCACGGTCTCTGCCGCCGGCCTGCTCACCATGATCGGCGCCGCGCCCTACGCCGTCACCAAGCACGGCGCCTACGCCTTCGCCGAGTACCTGTCGCTGACCTACCGCCACCGCGGGATCAAGGTGCACGCCATCTGTCCGCAGGGGGTGCGCACCGACATGCTGGACGCCACCGGCAGCGCGGGCGACCTGGTGCTCAAGCCCACCGCCATCGCGCCCGAGGACGTGGCGGACGCCCTGTTCAAGGGCATGGAGGAGGACCGCTTCCTGATCCTGCCGCACCCCGAGGTCGCCGGGTTCTACGAGGCGCGGGCAGGCGACCCCGACCGCTGGCTGGCCGGCATGAACCACATCCAGCGGAAGTGGGAGGAGACCCTGTGACCG
The DNA window shown above is from Streptomyces chartreusis and carries:
- a CDS encoding SDR family oxidoreductase → MVEAVQGAGVVVTGAGGGIGAALARRFAAEGARVVVNDLDAAKAGAVAEEIGGIAVPGDASAVVADARDALGGAVDVYCANAGVAFGGPELDDLADEKSWSASWDVNVMAHVRAAHALLPEWLERGSGRFVSTVSAAGLLTMIGAAPYAVTKHGAYAFAEYLSLTYRHRGIKVHAICPQGVRTDMLDATGSAGDLVLKPTAIAPEDVADALFKGMEEDRFLILPHPEVAGFYEARAGDPDRWLAGMNHIQRKWEETL
- a CDS encoding exo-beta-N-acetylmuramidase NamZ family protein, producing the protein MRLSRRALLAATTAAASLPSAAAAAERTGRLRTGFERLAADGYSVLEGQKVGIVTNPTGVTRTVRHIVDVMHADERVNLRAVFGPEHGFRGTAQAGGSEGRYDDPATGLPVYDTYLKSGQPLADIFTASGVDTVVFDIQDAGARFYTYIWTLFDCMEAAALAGKRFVVLDRPNPVTGRAAQGPVLHMEFSTFVGRRPVSQAHGMTVAELARLFNGEFLTTPVPLETVRMSGWKRSSFYDAWGLPWVPPSPNMPTPDTALVYSGTCLFEGTNLSEGRGTTRPFELLGAEGIDRRWAEAAEALGLPGVHFREAYFAPTFSKFQGKTVGGVQIHIHDRAAYDPVRTGIALLVTAKKVWSGFAWRPDNWIDKLTGNTRVRTLIDAGASADEVVADWQQELSAFRRTRREYLLYT
- a CDS encoding serine-threonine protein kinase, with the translated sequence MAEPAVGVSPYWELTFDADGDPDAGRRDRLLAGVARHGVRDLIVFAHGWNSDRSGATRLYDAFFAPIPGLVPEARVGYVGVVWPSMRFSDEPIPDFPRAVAAEMPRRPALDKDTRHALLETFPGRATVIEQIARMLDQQPREEAELAEFGRLVRLLVDVVPPGPQALFAADTLCEGVPQDSPDLFADSTAAVCEDFAQALTHLEAPDPAPESVASFSLPNPWEGAHELLRQATYYAMKRRAGTVGERGLGRIVGQLAARSPELRVHLVGHSFGARLVSFALRGLPEGVRSVKSVTLLQGAFSHYAFASRLPHDARAGGVLEGQHNRIDGPLVCCHSRHDSALSTMYPLASRMAGDARGIAAPDIGRMLGAKWGAMGHDGVQAVPGTKSYDLVGALRAKLPASGCVNVDAAAVVRRGGPPAGAHCDIVHPELARLVLAAGRIR